From the genome of Muricauda sp. SCSIO 64092, one region includes:
- a CDS encoding DUF4834 family protein — MVVLQTILFLIIVYYIAKILWKWLAPKLLNYAVQKTEERFGQQFGQFQQSHQHPKQEGETTVHKAPNPKSNPSKKVGEYIDFEEIE, encoded by the coding sequence ATGGTTGTACTACAAACGATATTATTTCTTATAATCGTATACTATATCGCTAAAATCCTTTGGAAATGGTTGGCACCAAAACTGTTGAATTATGCCGTTCAGAAAACGGAGGAACGTTTTGGACAACAATTTGGACAATTTCAACAATCACATCAGCACCCGAAACAGGAAGGGGAGACCACAGTTCACAAAGCACCCAATCCAAAATCCAATCCTTCAAAAAAAGTTGGAGAATACATAGATTTTGAAGAAATTGAATAA
- a CDS encoding fructosamine kinase family protein, with translation MDASFIHQVLGEKPIAITSVSGGDIAQAFKVETGNQDYFVKSASFQNARDLLQKEALGLQKLASTHTIAIPEILGVYHNQGTAYLFLGFIASKNPSNRDMEVFGRALAGLHQIRFGTFGLETDNFIGKLPQSNTVHQNWVDFYVQERLHPQLKMALNLGKLDQDSIPSITKMGTCCEALFGEVNASLLHGDLWSGNYLISNEGRPYLIDPAVYYGHNEVDLAMTKLFGGFSSTFYGAYHEVIPPHQNQKALVDIYQLYYLLVHLNLFGISYLSPVLRILKRYFS, from the coding sequence TTGGACGCCTCATTCATACATCAAGTTTTAGGGGAAAAGCCAATAGCCATTACGAGCGTTTCCGGAGGGGATATTGCACAGGCCTTTAAAGTAGAGACGGGAAACCAGGATTATTTTGTGAAATCGGCCTCTTTCCAAAACGCTCGGGACCTCCTGCAGAAAGAAGCCCTGGGACTCCAAAAACTGGCCAGTACGCATACCATTGCCATTCCTGAAATCCTTGGGGTGTACCATAACCAGGGAACGGCCTATCTTTTTTTAGGATTTATTGCCTCCAAAAACCCCTCAAATCGCGATATGGAAGTATTCGGTAGGGCCTTGGCGGGACTTCATCAAATTCGTTTCGGAACATTTGGACTGGAAACCGATAATTTCATTGGAAAACTGCCCCAAAGCAACACCGTACACCAAAATTGGGTGGATTTCTATGTACAGGAACGATTGCATCCCCAACTGAAAATGGCCTTAAATCTTGGCAAATTGGACCAGGACAGTATACCATCCATCACTAAAATGGGCACTTGCTGTGAAGCTTTGTTTGGGGAGGTCAATGCATCTTTGTTACACGGTGACCTTTGGAGTGGAAATTACCTGATCTCAAATGAGGGAAGGCCTTATCTGATCGACCCAGCAGTCTATTACGGCCATAATGAGGTGGATTTGGCGATGACCAAACTTTTTGGTGGATTTTCATCAACATTTTATGGGGCATATCATGAAGTTATTCCTCCCCATCAAAATCAAAAAGCGCTTGTGGACATCTACCAACTCTATTACTTGTTGGTCCATCTGAACCTTTTTGGGATTTCCTACTTAAGTCCAGTGCTACGGATCCTGAAAAGGTATTTCAGTTAA
- a CDS encoding S9 family peptidase yields the protein MNPKPPIAKKIPKALEKHGDVRIDPYYWLNERENPDVIAYLEAENSYYREMTAHTKEFQGTLFQEMKSRIKEDDTSVPYKLNGYYYLTRYEEGKEYPIHARKEGNLEAREEILFNCNEMAEGHDFFNLRGISVSPDNTLAAFGVDTVSRRQYTIQIKNLKTGEIYPDKIENTTGTTAWSSDNKTLFYTKKDPVTLRSDRIFKHRLGTPVAQDEEVFHEKDETFNTFVYKTKSREYIVIGSSSTMTSEYRILKADDPNGSFTVFCPRERGLEYEINHYGSHFYILTNKDGATNFKLMRCAVDSTSSEYWEEFIAHRSEVLLEDVEMFRDHYVITERERGLTKMRIVRWDGTNSYYLPFASETYVAGPFTNLDFNTDKLRFFYNAMTSPYAIIEYHMETGEQEILKEQEVLGGKFNKDNYQSKRVWAGTQDGKKVPISLVYRKDTPLDGTSPLLQYAYGSYGSTIDPYFSSVRLSLLDRGFIYAISHVRGGEYLGRPWYEGGRLLNKKNTFTDFIDCSRYLIENGYTSPERLYAIGGSAGGLLMGAVINMAPELYNGVIAAVPFVDVVTTMLDDSIPLTTGEYDEWGNPNKKEYYSYIKSYSPYDNLEAKAYPHMYVSTGLHDSQVQYWEPAKWVAKLRELKTNGNQLFLDINMEAGHGGASGRFEALKETAKEYAFILDLEGKVP from the coding sequence ATGAACCCAAAGCCTCCTATCGCAAAAAAAATACCGAAAGCACTTGAAAAACACGGTGATGTTCGCATAGACCCTTATTACTGGCTGAATGAGCGGGAGAATCCAGATGTCATCGCCTACCTGGAGGCCGAAAACAGCTATTACAGGGAGATGACCGCCCATACGAAAGAATTTCAGGGAACACTTTTTCAGGAGATGAAGTCAAGGATCAAGGAGGACGACACCTCGGTCCCCTACAAATTAAATGGATATTATTACCTCACCCGATATGAGGAAGGGAAGGAATACCCCATCCATGCCCGCAAAGAAGGAAATCTGGAAGCCCGGGAAGAGATTCTTTTTAACTGCAATGAAATGGCGGAGGGCCATGATTTTTTCAATTTAAGGGGGATTTCCGTAAGCCCGGACAATACCTTGGCCGCTTTTGGGGTGGATACCGTTTCCAGAAGACAGTATACCATTCAGATCAAAAATTTAAAGACAGGGGAGATTTACCCGGATAAAATCGAAAATACCACCGGAACCACGGCTTGGTCCTCAGATAACAAAACCTTGTTTTACACCAAAAAGGATCCGGTAACCTTACGTTCGGACAGGATTTTTAAGCATAGATTGGGTACTCCGGTAGCGCAGGATGAAGAGGTATTTCATGAAAAGGATGAGACGTTCAACACTTTTGTGTACAAAACAAAATCAAGGGAATATATCGTCATAGGATCAAGCAGTACCATGACTTCTGAATATCGGATTTTAAAAGCGGATGACCCCAATGGTTCGTTTACTGTTTTCTGCCCGAGGGAACGGGGCCTGGAATATGAAATCAATCACTATGGGAGCCATTTTTATATCTTGACCAACAAGGATGGGGCCACAAATTTTAAATTGATGCGGTGTGCGGTTGATAGCACATCATCCGAATATTGGGAAGAGTTCATAGCACATCGCTCCGAGGTGTTGTTGGAGGATGTGGAAATGTTTCGGGACCACTATGTAATTACCGAGCGGGAAAGGGGTTTGACAAAAATGAGGATCGTTCGTTGGGATGGTACCAATTCCTATTACCTCCCCTTCGCAAGTGAGACTTACGTTGCAGGCCCATTTACCAATTTGGATTTTAATACGGACAAGCTTCGTTTTTTCTATAATGCCATGACGTCACCCTATGCCATTATTGAATACCATATGGAAACCGGGGAACAGGAAATTTTGAAGGAACAGGAAGTGCTGGGAGGGAAGTTCAATAAAGACAATTACCAATCTAAAAGGGTCTGGGCCGGGACACAAGATGGAAAAAAGGTTCCTATTTCGTTGGTGTATCGAAAGGATACCCCCTTGGATGGTACAAGTCCATTACTACAATATGCCTATGGTTCCTATGGATCCACTATTGACCCCTATTTCTCTTCCGTACGTTTAAGTCTTTTGGACAGGGGTTTTATTTACGCCATATCCCATGTGCGAGGGGGGGAATACTTGGGTAGGCCTTGGTACGAAGGGGGAAGGTTATTGAACAAGAAAAATACATTTACCGATTTCATTGATTGCTCCAGGTATTTGATTGAAAATGGATATACCTCCCCAGAGCGGTTGTATGCCATAGGTGGTTCCGCCGGAGGATTGTTGATGGGAGCTGTAATAAATATGGCACCCGAACTGTACAATGGGGTCATTGCGGCCGTTCCCTTTGTGGATGTGGTCACAACAATGCTGGACGATTCCATTCCCTTGACCACCGGGGAATATGACGAGTGGGGAAATCCAAACAAAAAGGAGTATTACAGCTATATAAAAAGTTACTCCCCTTATGATAATTTAGAGGCCAAGGCCTATCCCCATATGTATGTTTCCACTGGTTTGCATGATTCCCAGGTACAATATTGGGAACCAGCAAAATGGGTGGCCAAATTACGGGAATTGAAGACCAATGGCAACCAACTGTTTCTGGACATCAATATGGAAGCAGGTCATGGAGGTGCTTCCGGTAGGTTCGAGGCCTTGAAGGAAACGGCAAAGGAATATGCCTTTATTTTAGATCTGGAAGGAAAAGTCCCATAA
- a CDS encoding transporter, producing MVHYRFFLLLLFLPFLTKGQYTDVINSNRPGIGVSAYAVGKNVVQAETGFLYEMRDHSVLNTSSSIFGGELALRYGFLFEELELKYEGTYISENITFDNFGVDERRTDFSRNRIGLKYLVFDPFKNPEANKPNLYSWRANNKFQLKNLIPAVSLYAGATFNLGDKPFYPEDGTISYRGMIATQSRLTPKSVLITNVAYDRITTDFPELSYAISYTRAFRNPKWSIFVEHQGIESDRFSDLLLRTGIAHLFNPNFQVDFSLGASVKDTPFRAFGRTGLSYRLDFHKDELKPINKQGAKAKIKRNSIKKKKKRRKKDKLDF from the coding sequence ATGGTGCATTACAGATTTTTCCTTTTATTATTGTTCTTACCCTTTTTGACCAAGGGTCAGTACACGGATGTAATCAACTCAAATCGTCCAGGAATCGGGGTAAGTGCTTATGCTGTTGGAAAAAATGTGGTCCAGGCGGAGACGGGTTTTTTATACGAAATGCGGGACCATAGCGTATTGAATACTTCTTCCTCCATCTTTGGGGGCGAATTGGCCCTACGTTACGGTTTCCTATTTGAAGAATTGGAGCTAAAGTACGAAGGCACCTATATAAGCGAGAACATCACCTTTGATAATTTTGGGGTGGATGAGCGGCGAACCGATTTTTCCCGGAACCGTATCGGGCTCAAATATTTGGTCTTTGATCCCTTTAAAAATCCAGAGGCCAACAAACCTAATCTGTACAGTTGGCGTGCCAACAACAAGTTTCAGCTTAAAAATCTTATTCCAGCAGTTTCGTTGTATGCCGGGGCAACTTTTAATTTGGGCGATAAACCTTTTTATCCGGAGGATGGGACGATCTCTTACCGTGGCATGATCGCCACCCAAAGCCGTCTTACCCCAAAATCGGTTTTAATTACCAATGTGGCCTATGACCGAATCACTACGGACTTTCCGGAATTAAGCTATGCCATTTCCTATACCCGCGCTTTTAGAAACCCCAAATGGAGCATTTTTGTGGAACATCAGGGCATAGAGAGTGATCGTTTTTCCGATTTATTGCTAAGGACGGGTATTGCCCATTTGTTCAATCCCAATTTTCAAGTGGATTTCAGTTTGGGTGCCAGCGTCAAGGATACCCCGTTCAGGGCCTTTGGAAGGACCGGGCTTTCGTACCGACTGGATTTTCACAAAGACGAGCTTAAACCCATCAACAAACAGGGCGCAAAAGCAAAGATCAAGCGCAACAGTATCAAGAAAAAGAAAAAACGACGCAAGAAGGATAAATTGGATTTCTAA
- a CDS encoding aminotransferase class I/II-fold pyridoxal phosphate-dependent enzyme translates to MRDIFDRIIENKGPLGKWASQAEGYFVFPKLEGPISNRMKFRGKEVITWSINDYLGLANLPEVKKVDSDTALEHGAAYPMGARMMSGHTDYHEQLERELADFVDKESAYLLNFGYQGIMSCIDALVAKDDIIVYDVDCHACIIDGVRLHMGKRFTFKHNDVESLEKNLERATKMAQDNGGGILVISEGVFGMRGEQGILKEIVALKKKFQFRLLVDDAHGFGTLGTTGAGAGEEQGIQDEIDVYFATFAKSLAGIGAFLAADKEIIDYLKYNMRSQMFAKSLPMVFVKGALKRLNMLRTMPELKAKLWENVNALQNGLKERGFDIGTTTSCVTPVYLNGSIPEAMALVKDLRENYGIFCSIVVYPVIPKGLILLRMIPTATHTMEDIAETLDAFSAIRERLQNGTYKRLSAAVAAAMGE, encoded by the coding sequence ATGCGGGATATTTTTGACAGAATTATTGAAAACAAAGGGCCTTTGGGCAAATGGGCTTCACAAGCAGAAGGGTATTTTGTTTTTCCAAAGTTGGAAGGACCTATCTCCAATAGGATGAAGTTCAGGGGTAAAGAGGTAATTACCTGGAGTATCAATGATTATCTGGGGCTTGCCAATCTTCCTGAAGTTAAAAAAGTGGATTCGGATACCGCTTTGGAACACGGTGCTGCCTATCCCATGGGTGCGCGTATGATGAGTGGCCATACCGATTATCATGAGCAATTGGAGCGTGAATTGGCCGATTTTGTGGATAAAGAATCGGCCTATTTATTGAATTTCGGCTATCAGGGGATTATGTCCTGTATAGACGCTTTGGTGGCCAAGGACGATATTATCGTTTATGATGTGGACTGTCACGCTTGTATCATAGATGGGGTACGCCTGCATATGGGCAAGCGATTCACGTTTAAGCATAACGATGTTGAGAGCCTGGAAAAAAACCTGGAACGTGCCACTAAAATGGCACAGGACAACGGGGGAGGTATCCTGGTTATTTCCGAGGGAGTGTTCGGTATGCGTGGAGAGCAGGGAATACTTAAGGAAATAGTAGCGCTTAAGAAAAAATTCCAGTTTCGTTTATTGGTGGATGATGCCCATGGTTTTGGAACCTTAGGGACCACGGGTGCTGGAGCAGGAGAGGAGCAGGGTATTCAAGACGAAATCGATGTCTATTTTGCCACATTTGCAAAGTCCCTGGCCGGAATAGGCGCTTTTTTGGCGGCCGACAAGGAAATCATAGACTATCTCAAATACAATATGCGCTCGCAGATGTTCGCAAAGTCCCTACCCATGGTTTTTGTGAAAGGCGCCTTGAAGCGGTTGAACATGCTCCGCACCATGCCTGAATTAAAGGCAAAGCTTTGGGAAAATGTCAATGCGTTACAGAACGGCCTTAAGGAACGTGGATTTGATATAGGAACCACTACAAGTTGTGTAACCCCTGTATATTTGAACGGTAGTATTCCGGAGGCAATGGCTTTGGTAAAAGACCTTCGTGAAAATTATGGAATCTTTTGTTCCATAGTGGTTTACCCTGTGATTCCTAAAGGATTGATCCTATTGCGAATGATTCCTACGGCAACGCATACCATGGAAGATATTGCAGAAACCCTGGATGCGTTCTCTGCCATTCGTGAACGACTTCAAAATGGAACCTATAAACGCCTTTCTGCCGCCGTAGCTGCGGCCATGGGAGAATAA
- a CDS encoding GTP cyclohydrolase — protein sequence MVQVKEVVSKADFKAFVKFPFQLYKGNPYWVPPIIKDELEIFDRQRNPAFQSAQAQFFLALKNGKVVGRIAAIINHLEVNGQGLKKMRFGWFDFVDDLEVSKKLLGEVEAIGKANGLEYMEGPVGFSNLDKVGVLIEGFDHIGTMITWYNHPYYPKHYGEHGFVKEKEYLENKFKAAAADPKLFAKANMLIKKRFGLREINFTNSSEIMPWVDQMFDLFNESYAKLSSFVKITDVQKAYFKKKYISFINPEYIKFVVDSDDKLVAFAIVMPSFSKALQKANGRLFPFGIFHLLRAKKSSKDVIFYLIGIRPDFQNKGVTAVIFNEYYHTFKAKGIVNCIRTPELEENTAIRQMWKHFNPITHKRRRTYRKAL from the coding sequence ATGGTTCAAGTAAAAGAAGTCGTTTCAAAAGCAGATTTTAAAGCCTTTGTAAAATTTCCCTTCCAACTGTACAAAGGCAATCCCTATTGGGTTCCCCCGATTATCAAGGATGAGCTGGAAATTTTTGATCGCCAGAGGAATCCCGCATTTCAATCCGCTCAGGCCCAGTTTTTCCTCGCCTTAAAAAATGGGAAAGTGGTCGGAAGAATTGCCGCCATCATCAATCATTTGGAGGTCAACGGACAGGGATTGAAAAAAATGCGCTTTGGGTGGTTTGATTTTGTGGATGATCTGGAGGTATCCAAAAAACTTTTGGGTGAGGTTGAGGCTATTGGCAAAGCCAATGGATTGGAATATATGGAAGGCCCCGTAGGATTTTCTAATCTGGACAAGGTTGGTGTTCTCATAGAAGGTTTTGATCATATCGGTACCATGATTACCTGGTACAACCATCCTTATTATCCAAAACACTATGGGGAACACGGTTTTGTAAAGGAAAAAGAGTATTTGGAGAACAAATTCAAAGCCGCAGCGGCAGACCCCAAACTCTTTGCCAAGGCCAATATGCTCATTAAAAAACGTTTTGGCCTGCGCGAAATCAATTTTACGAATAGCAGTGAAATTATGCCCTGGGTGGACCAAATGTTCGATCTGTTCAATGAAAGTTATGCCAAGCTTTCCTCCTTTGTGAAGATTACCGATGTTCAAAAAGCCTATTTTAAAAAGAAGTACATCAGTTTTATCAATCCGGAGTATATCAAATTTGTAGTGGACAGCGATGACAAATTGGTCGCTTTTGCCATAGTAATGCCCTCCTTTTCCAAAGCCTTGCAAAAAGCCAATGGAAGGTTGTTCCCTTTTGGGATTTTTCATCTCTTAAGAGCTAAGAAAAGCAGTAAAGACGTGATTTTCTACCTGATAGGCATACGACCGGACTTTCAAAACAAAGGGGTTACGGCCGTTATCTTTAATGAATACTACCATACCTTTAAAGCCAAGGGCATTGTAAATTGTATCCGCACGCCGGAATTGGAAGAGAACACCGCTATACGCCAAATGTGGAAGCATTTTAACCCGATTACCCACAAACGTAGGCGTACCTATCGAAAAGCTTTGTAA
- a CDS encoding PLP-dependent cysteine synthase family protein: MENTIKAHDSILDLVGNTPLIKLNKITAHLTGNFYAKVEAFNPGHSAKDRIAVHIIEEAERKGILKPGSTIIETTSGNTGFSLSMVSMVKGYDCILAVSSKSSPDKIDMLRSMGAKVYVCPAHVSADDPRSYYEVAKRLHQETPGSIYINQYFNDLNIEAHYKTTGPEIWEQTGGQITHLVACSGTGGTISGIARFLKEQNPKIKILAVDAYGSVLKKYHETGEFDHDEVYPYRIEGLGKNLIPKATDFNSIDRFLKVTDVESAHMARQIAHKEGLFLGYTSGAAMQAVMQYHTEGEFNADSQVVVVFPDHGSRYMSKIYSDEWMENQGFFEGDKTPKPKEIEYIK; this comes from the coding sequence ATGGAAAATACAATCAAGGCCCACGATAGTATCTTGGATTTGGTGGGAAACACTCCCTTAATAAAGTTGAACAAAATTACAGCGCACCTTACCGGTAACTTCTATGCAAAGGTAGAAGCGTTCAATCCGGGACATTCCGCCAAGGATAGGATTGCTGTTCATATTATCGAGGAGGCGGAGCGAAAGGGAATACTGAAACCGGGAAGCACAATTATAGAGACCACTTCGGGAAATACCGGTTTTAGCCTTTCCATGGTGAGCATGGTAAAGGGATATGACTGTATCTTGGCCGTGAGTTCAAAGTCGTCTCCGGATAAGATAGATATGTTGCGTTCCATGGGTGCAAAAGTCTACGTTTGCCCGGCACATGTCAGTGCGGACGATCCACGTTCCTATTATGAGGTGGCCAAGCGATTGCACCAGGAAACTCCAGGCTCCATTTATATCAATCAATACTTCAACGATTTGAATATTGAGGCCCACTACAAAACTACTGGTCCCGAAATCTGGGAGCAGACCGGAGGTCAAATTACGCATTTGGTCGCCTGTAGTGGTACAGGAGGAACCATTTCGGGAATAGCCCGTTTTTTAAAGGAGCAGAACCCCAAAATAAAGATACTGGCTGTGGATGCCTACGGTTCCGTACTAAAAAAATACCATGAAACAGGGGAGTTTGACCACGATGAGGTATATCCATACCGTATTGAAGGTCTTGGTAAAAATTTAATTCCTAAAGCAACGGATTTCAACAGTATTGACCGATTTCTTAAGGTGACGGATGTAGAAAGCGCACATATGGCACGCCAAATTGCGCATAAAGAAGGTCTGTTTTTGGGATATACCAGTGGCGCGGCCATGCAAGCCGTAATGCAATACCATACCGAAGGTGAGTTTAATGCCGATAGTCAGGTTGTGGTTGTTTTCCCGGATCATGGTTCCCGATACATGAGTAAGATATACAGCGATGAGTGGATGGAAAACCAAGGTTTTTTTGAAGGTGATAAAACGCCGAAACCCAAAGAGATAGAGTACATTAAGTAA
- a CDS encoding YegP family protein, translating into MVEILKIAEGKFQLRIDSESGSPLLHSIPFKSESDAKRVLDKVIAKPIFERKTDHQGKFVITLKTATGENVGQSNTYSSEAGMENGIKNLLKSLSKASV; encoded by the coding sequence ATGGTCGAGATTCTAAAAATTGCTGAGGGAAAATTCCAACTTCGAATTGATTCTGAATCAGGGAGCCCGCTATTGCACAGTATACCCTTCAAAAGCGAATCCGATGCCAAGAGAGTTTTGGACAAGGTGATTGCAAAACCCATTTTTGAACGAAAGACGGACCATCAGGGTAAATTTGTTATTACCTTAAAGACCGCCACTGGGGAAAATGTAGGGCAAAGCAATACCTATTCATCAGAAGCGGGAATGGAAAATGGCATTAAGAACTTATTGAAAAGCCTTTCCAAAGCCAGCGTTTAA
- a CDS encoding YfhO family protein, with translation MKLSAKAIFTHIAVVLFFIVASLAYFYPVIQGKAIYQSDIALYKGMAKERDDYKENTGVESYWTNSAFGGMPTYQLGANYPHDYVKKLDRLIRFLPRPADYLFLYFIGFYILMLCMKMDWRLAILGSLAFGFSTYYIIILGVGHNAKAHAIGYLPMVLGGTLLVFRKKYILGFILTAIAMALEISANHYQMTYYFMLLVLILGLVYLIEAILKKKLKHFFASVAILLAAVLLGIATNATGILATKEYADWSTRGKSELTINPDGTEKEIKNGLDREYITQYSYGIAESLNLFVPRLFGGSNSENLGKDSKAYEFLTGQGLSPTRALEFTQGLPLYWGNQPGVAAPAYIGAVVFFLFLLGLFLVKGKKKWWLLGGVLLSLVLSWGKNFPALTNFMIDYFPLYNKFRAVSSIQVILELCVPILAILGLKQLFADSIKKKEKIKALQLSGIIALGLVIVLFVIKGMFGFEGLSDATYQQYFGEELMSMIERDREAVYISDTFRTLIYFALTAAVVFLMIRGAIKRNMALIVIGILLVFDLVGVNQRYVNEDDFVRQRLVDQPYQATEADRQIQTDKSIYRVFDPSEGVVGSRTSYFHKSLSGYHAAKPAKLEDLFDFHLYSTNLDVLNMLNVKYIFQQDEDGKRIPTINPDANGPAWFINNLIAVSSADMEIKALDSLNTKKSAVFDETDQTVLKPRTFTVDSLASIKMMDHRPNFIAYEMDNPNAGFVVFSEMHYPNGWHVSIDGKEETHYRVNYALRGMEVPAGKHTVIFQFDPEVVKTGSTIALASNLLLGVLALGGMVWLLRKPGRKAKD, from the coding sequence ATGAAGCTTTCTGCAAAAGCCATCTTTACCCATATAGCCGTTGTTCTTTTTTTCATTGTGGCCTCATTGGCGTACTTCTATCCCGTGATTCAGGGCAAGGCCATCTATCAATCCGATATTGCCCTTTATAAAGGAATGGCCAAGGAACGTGATGATTACAAGGAAAACACAGGAGTGGAGTCCTACTGGACCAATAGTGCTTTTGGCGGGATGCCTACCTATCAATTGGGGGCCAACTATCCACACGATTACGTAAAAAAATTGGACCGATTGATTCGGTTTTTGCCAAGACCTGCAGATTATCTGTTCCTGTACTTCATTGGGTTTTACATTTTAATGCTCTGCATGAAAATGGATTGGCGATTGGCCATCCTGGGGAGTCTGGCTTTCGGTTTCTCAACCTATTACATCATTATCCTAGGAGTTGGGCATAATGCCAAAGCCCATGCCATTGGGTACCTGCCAATGGTTTTGGGCGGAACTCTTTTGGTATTTCGGAAAAAATACATCCTTGGTTTTATCTTGACCGCAATTGCCATGGCCCTTGAAATTAGTGCCAATCATTATCAGATGACCTATTATTTCATGTTGTTGGTACTGATTCTTGGTCTGGTCTATTTGATTGAGGCCATTCTAAAAAAGAAGTTAAAGCATTTTTTTGCTTCAGTGGCCATTTTGCTTGCGGCCGTACTTCTGGGAATAGCCACCAATGCCACGGGAATTTTGGCAACCAAGGAATATGCGGATTGGAGTACAAGGGGTAAATCGGAACTCACCATCAATCCCGATGGTACCGAAAAGGAAATTAAAAATGGACTGGACAGGGAATATATCACCCAGTACAGTTATGGAATTGCGGAATCCCTGAATCTTTTCGTACCTCGCTTGTTTGGTGGTTCCAATAGTGAGAATTTAGGGAAAGACTCAAAAGCCTATGAATTTTTGACCGGCCAGGGATTGTCCCCTACACGGGCATTGGAGTTTACCCAGGGCCTCCCCTTGTATTGGGGAAATCAACCTGGGGTAGCTGCCCCAGCATATATTGGGGCCGTGGTGTTTTTTCTGTTTTTATTGGGCCTTTTTTTGGTCAAAGGCAAGAAGAAATGGTGGTTGTTGGGCGGGGTGCTTTTATCACTCGTACTGTCCTGGGGAAAGAACTTCCCGGCCTTGACCAACTTTATGATCGATTATTTCCCCTTGTACAATAAATTCCGGGCAGTTTCTTCCATACAGGTCATTTTGGAACTATGTGTCCCTATTTTGGCAATTTTGGGCCTTAAACAATTGTTTGCTGATTCCATTAAAAAGAAGGAGAAAATAAAGGCACTGCAATTATCCGGAATCATCGCCCTGGGTTTGGTCATCGTCCTTTTTGTGATAAAAGGAATGTTCGGTTTTGAGGGATTGAGTGATGCCACCTATCAACAATATTTTGGGGAGGAGTTGATGTCCATGATTGAACGCGATAGGGAAGCGGTGTACATCAGTGACACCTTTAGGACGTTGATTTATTTTGCGCTAACGGCGGCAGTGGTATTCCTAATGATAAGGGGGGCGATAAAAAGGAACATGGCCCTGATCGTCATTGGCATATTGCTTGTTTTTGATTTGGTAGGGGTTAACCAACGTTATGTAAATGAGGATGACTTTGTTCGGCAACGTTTGGTGGACCAACCTTACCAAGCCACGGAAGCGGATCGGCAAATACAAACGGATAAATCCATTTACAGGGTTTTTGACCCTTCAGAAGGAGTTGTCGGTTCACGGACATCGTATTTCCATAAATCATTGAGCGGTTACCATGCCGCCAAACCGGCCAAGCTCGAAGATTTATTTGACTTCCATTTGTACAGTACTAATTTGGATGTTCTGAATATGCTGAACGTCAAGTACATTTTTCAACAGGACGAAGATGGAAAGCGAATTCCAACCATAAATCCGGATGCCAACGGTCCGGCGTGGTTCATCAACAACCTGATTGCAGTTTCCAGCGCCGATATGGAGATTAAGGCCCTGGATAGTTTAAATACCAAGAAATCGGCAGTTTTTGATGAAACCGATCAAACAGTGTTAAAGCCCCGGACATTTACAGTGGACTCATTGGCCTCCATAAAAATGATGGACCATCGTCCCAATTTCATTGCATATGAAATGGATAACCCCAATGCAGGATTTGTGGTCTTTTCTGAAATGCACTATCCCAATGGATGGCATGTATCCATTGATGGTAAGGAGGAAACCCATTACAGGGTGAACTATGCCCTACGGGGAATGGAGGTTCCCGCTGGGAAACATACCGTGATTTTCCAGTTCGATCCGGAGGTAGTGAAGACGGGCAGCACCATTGCACTGGCAAGCAACCTCCTTTTGGGAGTGCTTGCCCTGGGTGGTATGGTTTGGTTGCTCCGAAAACCTGGAAGAAAAGCCAAGGATTGA
- a CDS encoding YbaB/EbfC family nucleoid-associated protein: MFGDLMGMMGKLKETQKKVEETKKRLDTVLVDEASTDGKLKVSITANRELKSITIDESLLTDREELEDYLILTLNKAIQKASKVQEAELGAVAKEGMPNIPGMDSLFK; the protein is encoded by the coding sequence ATGTTCGGCGACTTAATGGGTATGATGGGGAAACTAAAGGAAACCCAAAAGAAAGTGGAAGAAACCAAAAAACGATTGGATACGGTACTGGTCGATGAAGCTTCCACTGATGGAAAATTAAAGGTTTCCATAACGGCCAATAGGGAGTTAAAGTCCATTACCATTGACGAATCCTTATTGACCGATAGGGAGGAGTTGGAGGATTATCTTATTTTAACCCTGAACAAAGCCATCCAAAAAGCATCTAAAGTACAGGAAGCGGAACTCGGAGCGGTTGCCAAGGAAGGTATGCCCAATATTCCAGGAATGGACTCCCTTTTTAAATAG